One Bacillus andreraoultii genomic region harbors:
- the tenA gene encoding thiaminase II, which translates to MKEKFTDRLYRNVQPIWRKNHEHPFVTGIGDGTLERGKFIHYMKQDYVYLIEYAKLFAIGAQKANDLVTMERFANILHDTLHFEMELHRQYAAEFGITREELETTTPTPMNLAYTSYMLKVAGNGTLAELVACLLPCAWDYWEIGKLLEFKYGETLRDNPYRQWVETYSSETFGEGAKWLIQLMDELADGKTDRELNRLEEHFQVTSKFEYLFWEMNDKKEDWPL; encoded by the coding sequence ATGAAAGAAAAATTTACTGACCGTTTGTACCGTAATGTCCAACCCATTTGGAGGAAAAACCATGAACATCCATTCGTTACTGGAATTGGGGATGGAACATTAGAGAGAGGGAAGTTTATCCATTACATGAAGCAAGACTACGTATATTTAATCGAGTATGCGAAATTATTCGCAATCGGTGCACAAAAGGCAAATGATTTAGTAACAATGGAGAGATTTGCTAACATCCTCCACGATACACTTCATTTTGAGATGGAGTTACATCGACAATACGCTGCTGAATTTGGAATAACTCGTGAAGAATTGGAAACGACAACGCCGACGCCAATGAACCTCGCTTATACAAGCTATATGCTAAAAGTGGCGGGAAACGGAACACTTGCTGAGCTCGTTGCCTGCTTATTGCCATGTGCTTGGGATTATTGGGAAATTGGGAAACTGCTTGAATTCAAGTACGGCGAGACTTTACGAGATAACCCATATCGGCAGTGGGTAGAAACATACTCTTCAGAAACGTTCGGGGAAGGCGCAAAATGGCTCATTCAATTGATGGATGAATTGGCAGATGGAAAAACAGATAGAGAATTAAATAGATTAGAAGAGCATTTCCAAGTTACTTCCAAATTCGAGTATTTATTTTGGGAAATGAACGACAAAAAAGAAGACTGGCCATTATAA
- the thiW gene encoding energy coupling factor transporter S component ThiW: MKKTQKITVTAIIAAVTTISSSLIYIPVGFAKIFPVQHFANLISAVLLGPSYAVSQAFISSLLRNMLSTGSVFAFPGSMIGAFLAAFVYLKTNRLLFAAAGEVIGTGIFGAMACYPIAVLFLGQDATLFGFIPAFIVSSFVGAFFGYILIKVLQKNKVWSDMVHENSTNNRGV, translated from the coding sequence ATGAAAAAAACACAGAAGATAACTGTTACGGCGATTATTGCTGCTGTGACGACTATTTCAAGTAGTCTAATTTATATTCCAGTAGGCTTTGCGAAAATTTTCCCTGTACAACATTTCGCGAACTTAATCTCTGCCGTCCTATTAGGTCCTAGTTATGCAGTTAGTCAAGCTTTTATTTCATCGCTCTTACGAAATATGCTAAGCACAGGGAGTGTTTTTGCCTTTCCTGGAAGTATGATTGGTGCATTTCTCGCTGCCTTCGTTTACTTAAAAACAAACAGATTACTTTTTGCAGCTGCTGGAGAAGTAATAGGTACCGGCATATTTGGTGCAATGGCTTGTTATCCTATTGCTGTACTATTTCTCGGCCAGGACGCGACTTTATTCGGCTTTATTCCAGCATTTATCGTTAGCTCATTCGTAGGTGCCTTTTTTGGATATATCTTAATCAAAGTGTTACAAAAAAATAAAGTTTGGAGTGACATGGTTCATGAAAACAGCACTAACAATCGCGGGGTCTGA
- the thiD gene encoding bifunctional hydroxymethylpyrimidine kinase/phosphomethylpyrimidine kinase — MKTALTIAGSDSGGGAGIQADLKTFAANGVFGMSVITAVTAQNTVDVRSIQNIDTNIIKDQIEAVFDDLPVDAVKIGMLSNPRIVQTVAETLVKYEPRHLILDPVMVSKGGHHLLENDAILSLTKDVIPLATVITPNIPEAEVLIERPIITESDMKEACMTMVELGAKTVLLKGGHLPGDPNDLFFDGNRFYWLKGNRIHTKNTHGTGCTLSSAIAANLAKGYPLYESVQRAKAYIEIAIKHSLNIGKGHGPTNHFYEIYKRAGSAESFI; from the coding sequence ATGAAAACAGCACTAACAATCGCGGGGTCTGATTCAGGTGGTGGTGCAGGAATACAAGCTGATCTTAAGACTTTTGCCGCAAATGGCGTATTCGGCATGTCTGTCATTACTGCTGTTACTGCACAAAATACAGTTGACGTTCGTTCTATACAAAACATCGATACGAACATAATTAAAGATCAAATAGAGGCCGTTTTCGATGATCTGCCTGTAGATGCGGTCAAAATTGGGATGTTATCAAATCCGCGAATTGTTCAAACAGTTGCAGAGACACTCGTAAAATATGAACCTCGTCATCTCATTTTAGATCCTGTCATGGTCTCAAAAGGAGGACATCACTTATTAGAGAATGATGCAATTTTATCCCTTACGAAAGATGTCATACCTTTAGCAACAGTTATTACACCAAACATTCCTGAAGCTGAAGTGTTAATTGAACGCCCCATCATCACAGAATCCGATATGAAGGAAGCATGTATGACAATGGTGGAGCTTGGTGCAAAAACTGTTCTACTTAAAGGTGGACATCTACCTGGTGATCCAAATGATTTATTTTTTGATGGGAACCGATTTTATTGGCTAAAAGGAAATAGAATTCACACAAAAAACACCCATGGAACCGGCTGTACATTATCAAGTGCAATAGCAGCAAACTTAGCAAAAGGATATCCTCTTTATGAATCGGTTCAACGAGCAAAGGCGTACATTGAGATCGCGATTAAACATAGTTTGAACATCGGGAAAGGTCATGGGCCAACGAATCACTTTTATGAAATCTACAAGCGTGCTGGGTCTGCAGAGTCTTTTATATAA
- the thiM gene encoding hydroxyethylthiazole kinase: protein MNSESFKQLLTTVQEKKPLIHQITNTVTMNDCANVTLAIGASPVMAFSKHEVADMVSLANALVINFGTIDEYTFHSMLIAGNRANELRIPVVVDPVGAGATPYRTKVIQEFIHQIDVAIIRGNISEIDALLNGASTTRGVDAGEVSESKHRLAENAAKKWDTVVAISGETDFISDGTNTYKLMNGDRLLTMITGTGCMSAALIASFAAISKDFLLAAIAGTSVMSIAGEVAKQTIGNGQKSLGTYKENVMNTVSNFSDQSLYENIKICKSNEVVI from the coding sequence ATGAACAGCGAAAGTTTTAAACAACTACTAACAACTGTGCAAGAGAAAAAACCACTCATTCATCAAATAACAAATACTGTGACAATGAACGATTGCGCAAATGTAACATTAGCAATTGGTGCTTCACCGGTTATGGCATTTAGCAAACATGAGGTAGCGGATATGGTTAGTCTTGCAAATGCACTTGTCATTAACTTCGGGACAATTGATGAGTATACTTTTCATTCGATGCTAATTGCTGGGAATAGAGCTAATGAACTCAGGATTCCCGTTGTCGTTGACCCAGTCGGTGCCGGTGCGACTCCTTATCGGACAAAAGTCATTCAAGAATTTATTCATCAGATTGATGTTGCGATTATTCGAGGAAACATTTCAGAAATCGATGCTCTTCTTAATGGAGCTAGTACAACCCGTGGTGTAGACGCTGGTGAAGTGAGTGAAAGTAAGCATCGACTGGCAGAAAATGCTGCAAAAAAATGGGATACTGTCGTCGCAATAAGTGGAGAAACAGATTTTATTTCTGATGGAACAAATACGTACAAGTTAATGAATGGGGATCGTTTATTAACAATGATTACTGGTACAGGTTGTATGAGTGCGGCATTGATTGCTTCCTTTGCGGCTATAAGTAAAGATTTTTTATTAGCTGCTATTGCTGGCACTTCTGTCATGAGTATTGCTGGTGAAGTGGCAAAACAGACAATCGGTAACGGACAAAAAAGCTTAGGAACGTATAAAGAAAATGTAATGAATACAGTTTCCAATTTTTCAGATCAATCCTTATATGAAAACATAAAAATATGTAAAAGTAATGAGGTTGTTATATGA
- the thiE gene encoding thiamine phosphate synthase has protein sequence MKLDLRLYLVTDELIPFETLLFKVEEAIKGGVTIVQLREKQANGKTFYEKAIKLKKLLDQYNIPLIINDRVDIALAVGADGIHIGQKDIPLQAVRKIASNMVIGVSVSTPLEAIQAEKDGADYIGVGSVFPTESKEDAEILPYGMLDSILASVHIPAVAIGGINLHNVETLKRKSLAGLAVVSGILHAPDPLIAATLYREK, from the coding sequence ATGAAACTAGATCTCCGTCTTTATCTCGTTACCGACGAATTGATTCCGTTTGAAACACTCCTTTTTAAAGTGGAAGAAGCAATTAAAGGTGGAGTTACGATTGTTCAATTAAGAGAGAAACAGGCAAATGGTAAAACATTTTACGAAAAGGCGATAAAACTTAAAAAGTTACTAGATCAATACAATATTCCACTTATTATCAATGACCGTGTTGATATCGCATTAGCTGTTGGAGCGGACGGTATCCATATTGGGCAAAAAGATATCCCGCTTCAAGCAGTAAGAAAAATCGCTTCGAATATGGTCATCGGTGTTTCAGTTAGTACTCCATTAGAAGCGATTCAAGCAGAGAAAGATGGCGCGGATTATATCGGTGTAGGTTCTGTTTTTCCAACCGAATCCAAAGAAGATGCAGAAATTTTACCATACGGAATGTTAGATTCAATACTAGCAAGTGTGCATATTCCAGCGGTCGCAATTGGAGGGATTAATCTACATAATGTAGAAACGTTAAAAAGGAAATCACTTGCTGGGCTCGCTGTCGTATCTGGAATTTTGCATGCCCCTGACCCACTTATTGCCGCTACTTTATATAGAGAAAAATGA
- a CDS encoding IS1182 family transposase, producing MFKHYNMNQVVLPLNLEIKLKENDIAFAINDLVESIPEEAFEDFIRQTGRPAYHPRMMLKVILCGYTQSVFSGRKIEALLQDSIRMMWLAQGHEPSYRTINRFRSNPLIENILRECFVQFRNQLVEKELIEEEAIFIDGTKIEANANKFTFVWRKSIERYSDKLIEKSNQLYDELLEKEIIPAIEREKEEELSVKEMEEVVEKLDEKIEEYNKKIEVSEVGSERKKLRSERKLPIQSRKQWMDFITRKQKYQNDMEIFGDRNSYSKTDPDATFMRMKDDYMKNGQLKAGYNVQIATEGQYVLAYDVFPNPTDTRTLIPFLDTIEENFFELPEFIVADAGYGSEQNYEDIIENRNRTPLITYNQYRKEKKKKHKDNAFHVDNWEYNEDEDTFLCPNGRKVRFSHHSKRTDRYGFTREFKVYECEDCSDCPLRDLCTKAKEGNNRKVYMNEKWESQKEYVRTKLSDEKTGEIYGKRKIDVEPAFGFLKANLGFTRFSVRGKQKVKNELAFALMAVNMRKVTAISGKIVTRNGKTPQKRFQANFLLPGTFLYTTFG from the coding sequence ATGTTTAAACATTATAACATGAATCAAGTAGTTTTACCGCTAAATTTAGAAATTAAGTTGAAAGAAAACGATATTGCTTTTGCGATCAATGATCTTGTCGAGAGTATTCCCGAAGAAGCTTTCGAGGACTTCATACGACAAACCGGCCGTCCCGCGTATCATCCTCGTATGATGTTGAAAGTCATTTTGTGTGGATATACGCAATCCGTGTTTTCCGGCCGTAAAATAGAAGCTTTATTACAGGATAGTATCCGCATGATGTGGCTAGCTCAAGGACATGAACCTAGCTATCGCACCATCAATCGCTTCCGTTCTAATCCACTCATTGAAAACATCCTACGTGAATGCTTTGTCCAGTTCCGAAATCAGCTCGTGGAAAAGGAATTGATTGAAGAGGAAGCCATTTTTATTGATGGTACAAAAATTGAAGCAAACGCAAATAAGTTCACCTTTGTATGGCGGAAGTCCATTGAAAGATATAGTGATAAGCTAATTGAAAAGTCCAATCAACTGTATGATGAGCTGCTAGAGAAGGAGATCATCCCAGCAATAGAGCGAGAAAAGGAAGAGGAACTTTCCGTCAAAGAAATGGAAGAAGTAGTCGAAAAGTTAGACGAGAAAATCGAGGAATATAATAAAAAGATTGAAGTATCTGAAGTTGGGAGTGAACGGAAAAAGCTCCGTTCCGAACGCAAATTACCCATACAATCTCGGAAGCAATGGATGGATTTCATTACTCGCAAACAAAAGTATCAAAACGATATGGAGATTTTCGGTGATCGCAATAGTTACTCAAAGACGGACCCAGATGCGACGTTTATGCGCATGAAGGACGACTACATGAAGAACGGTCAATTGAAAGCTGGTTACAATGTCCAAATTGCGACGGAAGGTCAATATGTGCTCGCTTACGATGTTTTCCCAAACCCGACCGATACACGCACTTTAATTCCTTTTCTCGACACGATTGAAGAAAACTTTTTCGAGCTTCCGGAATTCATTGTCGCGGATGCAGGATATGGTAGCGAACAGAATTATGAAGATATCATCGAGAATCGAAATCGAACGCCACTTATTACATACAATCAATATCGAAAGGAGAAGAAAAAGAAGCATAAGGACAACGCTTTTCATGTAGATAATTGGGAATATAATGAGGACGAAGATACTTTTCTGTGCCCAAATGGTCGGAAAGTACGATTTAGCCATCATTCCAAACGAACAGACAGGTACGGATTCACCCGTGAATTTAAAGTGTACGAGTGTGAGGACTGTTCGGATTGTCCACTCCGCGATTTATGCACGAAAGCAAAAGAAGGGAACAACCGAAAAGTCTACATGAATGAAAAGTGGGAGTCCCAAAAAGAATATGTACGTACGAAGCTTTCAGACGAGAAAACTGGTGAAATTTACGGAAAACGTAAAATTGATGTAGAACCAGCGTTCGGTTTTCTGAAGGCTAATTTAGGTTTCACTCGTTTTTCCGTCAGAGGAAAACAGAAAGTGAAAAATGAATTAGCCTTTGCGTTGATGGCGGTGAATATGAGAAAAGTCACCGCCATCAGCGGTAAAATAGTGACGAGAAATGGAAAAACCCCACAAAAAAGGTTCCAAGCAAATTTTTTATTGCCTGGAACCTTTTTATATACTACTTTTGGCTAG